Proteins encoded together in one Triticum dicoccoides isolate Atlit2015 ecotype Zavitan chromosome 7B, WEW_v2.0, whole genome shotgun sequence window:
- the LOC119337034 gene encoding BTB/POZ and MATH domain-containing protein 1-like has translation MAAPKSPGISTISTCTPEKARGDHVFKIEGYSLWKGLGVGKVIQSAPFAVGGYDWRLSYYPDGYTEGSKDHVAVFLELLSKDAEVRASQIEGSAYLYIPDDILLIKCDITVIKLKEAQMRKIDMSFNIEVPPSDLLHNLRSLMDAREESDVSFKVKDEVFTAHKVVLAMRSPVFKAELYGPMRDKCGQGQSITIKDMEPAVFKALLHFIYTDELPPLDDLHDDDEEMVRHLLVAADRYVMERMKLMYERKLSEFLDAKTVADTLALADQHHCSKLKEACIGFINSLDRIDDVMDSVGYEHLKKACPTIFIDIWEKAAKRKV, from the exons ATGGCGGCGCCCAAGAGCCCAGGGATCTCGACGATCTCGACCTGCACCCCGGAGAAGGCGCGGGGCGACCACGTGTTCAAGATCGAAGGCTACAGCCTGTGGAAGGGCCTCGGCGTCGGCAAGGTCATCCAGTCCGCCCCCTTCGCCGTCGGCGGCTACGACTGGCGCCTCAGCTACTACCCAGACGGCTACACGGAGGGCAGCAAGGACCACGTCGCCGTCTTCCTCGAGCTCCTGAGCAAGGACGCGGAGGTGAGGGC GAGCCAGATCGAAGGGTCGGCGTACTTGTACATCCCCGACGACATCCTTCTCATTAAGTGTGACATCACCGTTATCAAGTTGAAGGAGGCACAGATGCGGAAGATCGACATGAGCTTTAATATCGAAGTGCCGCCTTCAGACTTGTTGCACAATCTTAGAAGTTTGATGGATGCGAGGGAGGAATCGGATGTGTCTTTCAAGGTCAAAGATGAGGTATTCACTGCCCATAAGGTCGTCCTCGCAATGCGATCGCCGGTATTCAAGGCGGAGCTCTACGGGCCGATGAGGGATAAGTGTGGGCAGGGGCAGAGCATAACCATTAAAGACATGGAGCCCGCTGTTTTCAAAGCACTGCTCCACTTCATCTATACAGATGAGTTGCCTCCCTTGGACGaccttcatgatgatgatgaagaaatgGTCAGGCATTTGCTCGTGGCTGCGGATAGGTATGTCATGGAAAGGATGAAGTTGATGTATGAGAGAaaactttctgagtttcttgatgcCAAGACTGTGGCGGACACGTTAGCTCTTGCAGACCAGCATCATTGCAGCAAGCTCAAAGAGGCTTGCATTGGATTTATCAACTCTTTGGATAGAATAGATGATGTGATGGACAGTGTAGGGTATGAGCACCTGAAAAAAGCATGCCCTACTATCTTTATTGATATATGGGAGAAAGCTGCCAAGCGCAAAGTATAG